The Pseudodesulfovibrio sediminis genome includes the window GGTTCTGCACCAGCAGCGCGGCGGTGGAGTCGTCAATGGCGGCCATCAACCCATCGATGTCGGTCATGCCGTTTTTGTGCGGTATGGTAACGAATTCGATATCGAGGTTGGACGTGTAGGATTCCAGCATGGTCCGGTAGATCGGATTCAACGCCTCGGAAACAATGACTTTACGGCGCTTGGTCTTGCGCACGGCCATCATCAGGGCTTCATACAGGGCGGTGCCGCCATCGTATACGGACGCGTTGGAGCATTCCATGCCGAGCAGGCGGGTTACAGCGGTTTGGTATTCGAAGATCGCCTGGAGGGTGCCCTGGGATGCTTCGGGCTGGTATGGAGTATAGGCAGTGTAAAACTCGCCGCGCATGGTCAGCGCGTCAACCGCCGCCGGGATATAGTGGTCATAGAATCCGGCACCCAGAAAGCTGACGCGATCCGTTGCGTTCTTGTTGGCCATGGCTTCGAGTTTGGTGAGCACTTCCATCTCGGAGAGTCCCTCGGGGAGTTCGAAGCTCTGGGGGCGCATGTCTTCAGTGATTTCTGCAAAGAGGGCTTCCACGGAATCCACGCCGATGGTGGCGAGCATCTCGCGGACTTCATCCTCAGTATGTGGTACATACGGCATGATAAAACCTGCTGGTTATATTGTATAAAGAAAAAGGCCGAGACATGTGTGCCCCGGCCCTTGCGATCGTGCTTAGTGGGCTTCGGATTCTACGACAGCAGTATATGCTTCGGCGTCCAGTAGCCCTTCAGGCTCGCCCTTGATCTTGAACTTGAGCATCCAACCGTCGCCGTATGGCTCTTCGTTGACCATCTCGGGAGCGTCTTCCAGCGCCTCATTGACCTCGACTATTTCGCCGGTCACCGGGGCATAGATTTCACTGGCGGCCTTGACGGATTCAACAGAACCCATTTCGGAACCGGCTTCAAAGGTGTCGCCTACTTCGGGCAGTTCGATGAATGTCATGTCGCCCAGCTGTTCCTGAGCAAAATGGGTGATGCCGACAGTGGCAATGTCGCCTTCAACCATGACCCATTCATGAGACTTCGAGTAGAGCAGATCTTCGGGAATCATATTTATCTCCTTTTGGAAAAATTGGCTTCTGTGCACGGGTTGATCAGGATTCTTTAGCATGTGATTTATACCTTGAAAATAGTAAAAAAAATGACGCTTTCTCCATTATTATTTTTGTTGGAAGGTTGGTGTGCTTAAAACGCCAAAAATATGACGACAGAAATAGTGTGTTTATTTAAAATTAATTAATATCAAATGGTTATCAAGTTGCACAAATTGAGGGCGGTTTCACGATGAAGGAGATGATTATGTAATGTGTATTACGAATGTGGTTGACGATAACACTGCCGGGTTGTAGTCTGGTGTCCGCTTATGAGTACAGTATCGAAAGAAATGGATATGGTGGATACATGCACCGCTCTCGACCCCGGCTCCAGAGTGGAGGTTGAGGTTGAAGGGCATGTCTGGCTGCTTGATCGAGCCGCCGACATGGAGGCTTTGTGGGACGCCATGGACGGTGACGACCTCGGTGATGACGAGCGGTTGCCGTACTGGGCCGAGGTCTGGCCTGCCAGCGTGCTGCTTGGCCGGCATATACTGCGTCAGGCGAAAGCGCTAAAGGGGCGGCCCTGTCTTGATCTCGGCTGCGGCCTCGGGTTGACCGGCATGATCGCCAGTTCCATCGGTGCCCGTGTGGTGGCCTTTGATTATGAGTGGCCCGCCGTTCGTTTCGCCCGCCACAATGCTGAACTCAATGCTGTCCCGCAACCGCTGTGGATGCTCATGGACTGGCGCCAGCCAGCCGTGAAGCAGGGGAGCTTCGACTTTATCTGGGGCGGGGACGTTTTGTATGAAAAACGATTTTTCGATCCGTTGATCCGGCTCTTTCGCCATGCCCTTGCGCCTGGCGGGAAGATCTGGATCGGCGAGCCGGTGCGCACCGTGTCCCGGCCTGTCTGGGACGAACTGCGGGAGCAGGGCTTTGAGGCAGAGAAACTGACGGTGGAAAAGGTCGCTCTGTGCGGCCAGAATGCAACAGTGAATCTCTGGGAAATCCGGATATCCTGATTGGAGGAAAAGATGGGCAAGACTATTCGTTTCGGTGTGTCGCTTGATTCCGACTTGTTGATCAAGTTTGATCAGTTGTGTGAAGAGCGTAGCTATCAGACGCGTTCCGAGGCCATTCGTGACCTTATTCGAAACACCTTGGTTCAGCGTGAGTGGGAACAGGCGGAAGGCGATCTGGCCGGAACCCTGACCCTGGTATATGATCATCATAAATCCGGTCTTTCTCAGCGTCTGACCGAAATTCAGCACGATGCGCATCATGTCATTCAATCAACGCTGCATGTCCATCTGGATCATCACAACTGCCTGGAAGTGATCGTCCTCAAAGGGGATGCTGATGTGATCAAGGAGCTGGGGCAGAAACTCATTTCAACCAAGGGCGTCAAGCACGGCAACCTGGCTTTGACAACAACAGGCAAGGACTTGATTTAGATGGAAGATGTTCAGAAAGGGCAGGCAAACATCGCCATGCCCATTGATCGTGTGGGGGTGAAAGGGCTTCGTGTGCCCATGATCGTCCGTGACCGTGAGTCAGGGACGCAGCACACTGTGGCCGAGGTTTCTCTTTCCGTGGACTTGCCTGCCGAGTTCAAGGGAACGCATATGAGTCGGTTCGTGGAAGCGCTGGAGGATTGGTCGGGTGATCTCGATTACAATTCGTTTCGTACACTGCTCGACGACATCGTGGTTCGACTTCAGGCATGCAGTGCGCATGTCCGGTTCGTGTTTCCATATTTTCTGCGTCGCAAATCCCCCATGTCCGGTGCCAGTGGCCTCATGGATTACACCTGTCGTGTGGATGGCGAATTGAAGGATGGCAAGCTGACCTTCACTTTGGGTGCTGATGTGCCAGTGATGACGGTGTGTCCCTGCTCCAAGGCGATTTCCGACGAAGGTGCGCACTCGCAACGGGCCGAGGTCCGTATCCGTACCCGATTTGACGGGTTTGTCTGGTTGGAAGATCTGATCGAGATAGGTGAGCGTGCCGGATCGTGCTCAGTTTTTTCCCTGCTCAAGAGGGAGGACGAAAAATTCGTCACTGAGGCCGCGTTTGCCAATCCCATGTTCGTTGAAGATGTTGTGCGGGAGGCGGCCAAGGGACTCGAGGATCATCCCCAGATTCACTGGTTCAAGGTTGAAGTGGAGAGTTTCGAGTCCATCCACAATCATTCCGCCTTTGCGGCCATTGAAAGCACGGATGGCTAACCGCACGTCCAATACCAAGGAGATACACATGAAACGTCTGATTCCTTTCATGGTCCTGTTTGTTTTTTCTTTGTTCGCAACCGGAGCTTTCTCGGCTGAACCGGTGCCTTCGTATATCCATTTCGTTGTGGTGGATTCCGTGTTGCCGGACGGTTCAGACTCCAGGGACGCGGTGCTGGCTTTTGAAAAGGAAGTGATCAAACTGGCGGGTGGTTTTACCGAGATAGGCGCCACCCGCGGCGGCGCACTTGAAGGTGATGCAGTCGTGCCACAGAAGAACATCTCGTTCATGATCAGTGCGGACCGGGATATCTCCAGGGAATTGAAAACACTGACAACACAGTTGTTCGGTGGCCGAGGCGGGTTTATCCTGGCCTGGCAGGGGACCATGCTATACTAGGGCTGATTGCGTTCGTCGTTCAAAAAGCGTATATTAGGCATTCAGGCTGCTTCCCTGTTGCTCGAAGGGAGTCATTTTTCATGTCCGATACCAACCTTTCCGCTTTATCCGCTCTGGGGACCACTCAACAGGTCTCGGCCAATAATATTGCCAATGTGAATACCGAAGAATTTCGGTCCAGTTCAGTCGTGCTCGAATCCGGGCCCGGCGATCAGGGGGTGCGGGTGGCTGCCATTCGGGAATCCACCAATCCCGGGCCGATGATCAATGGCGTGGAGATGTCCAACACCGACATCGGGCGGGAGATGGTGGACATGATACAGACCGGCCGCGCTTTTTCCGCCAACACCACTTTCATTCGTGCTTCCGAGGAAATGACAGGGCATCTGCTCAATATGATCGCCTGATCCTCTCGCTTGACAGGCTGATCTTTCCTGTCTTACGGTCTATCATGGCCCGTCTACGCGCGTTCTCTTTTTCTGGGAATGCCATTGTGCGGGCCATACTTGTGATTAATTGAGAGGAATCTATGAACGCGAAGACTGTGAAGACTGACTACGATGTCATTATTGTTGGTGGTGGTCCTGCCGGACTGTTTGCCGCATATTATCTGGGGGAACACTCCGATCTGGATGTGTTGCTCATCGACAAGGGCAAACGGCCCCTGAAACGGGATTGTCCGTTGTCCGGTGATCAGGAATGCATCAAGTGCCGTCCGTGCAATATCCTGTGCGGCGTAGGTGGTGCAGGGCTGTTCTCTGACGGCAAGCTCAACTTTATCCACAAACTCGGCAAGACTGACCTGACGCAGTTTCTCGGAGTGAACGAGTCCCTCGCACTGATTGATGAAACTGAGGAAATATTCAATCGATTCGGCATGGACGGCAAGGTCTTTCCCACTGACATGGACAAGGCCAAGGATATCCGCAAGGCCGCCCGCAAGCACGGCATCGACCTGCTGGTCATCAAGCAGAAGCATTTGGGCAGCGATAACCTGCCGGGACATATTGCCGCCATGGCTGAGTACATCCAGGAGCAGGGAGTCACCTTCCGCACCAGTGAAACTGTCAAGGATGTGGTGGTGGACAAGGGCAAGGTGACGGGCGTGATCACCTCCCGTCATGAATACAAGGCCAAAAACGTCATCCTGGCTCCGGGCCGTGTCGGTGCGGAGTGGGTCAGCAGTGTGGTCAAGAAGCACGGCATCGATGTCTCTCAACGAGGTATCGAGGTTGGTGTGCGTGTGGAAGTGCACAACGAGATCATGCAGGATCTGTGTTCAGTGATCTACGATCCGACATTCTTTGTGCGGACCAATAAATATGATGATCAGACCCGCACGTTCTGCACCAATTACGGTGGATTTGTGGCGCTGGAAAACTATCAGGATTTCGTCTGCGTCAACGGCCATGCGCTCATGCACACGAAGTCTGAAAATACCAACTTTGCTTTCCTGTCCAAGGTTGTGCTGACCGATCCGGTAGAAGACAATCAGGCATATGGCGAATCCATAGGGCGGCTGGCCACGCTGATCGGCGGCGGCAAGCCCATCCTGCAGCGATTTGGCGACCTCCGGCGCGGACGGCGGTCAACCTGGGATCGTATCGGCAATGGATATATCGAGCCGACCATGAAAAATGTGGTCCCCGGAGACATCGCCATGGCCTTGCCCGAGCGCATCCTGACCAACCTCATGGATGGTTTGGAGCAACTCAACAACGTGGTCCCCGGCGTGTCCAATGATGAAACGTTGCTCTACGCCCCGGAGATCAAGTTTTTCGCCACACAGGTGGATACCCGTGAACATCTGGAAACCAGGGTTGAAGGGTTGTTCGTAGCCGGAGATGGACCCGGTGTGGCAGGGAATATAGTCGGTGCAGCGGCAACGGCCATCATCCCTGCAAAGGAAATCATCAAACGCAGTTGATTGCCTATCACAGCATCAAACGAGGCCCGGCAGCGATGTCGGGCTTTTCTTATTGTGTGTTCAATGGATTCTGATTCTTTTATTTTCTAGAGTATTTATATAAAAAGGTGAATTCTGTCGTTGACACGCCGTCATAATATTGACAGAGAATATATATGTTAAAGAAATAGTCGCGGGATGGGGTTCCCGCTCACTGCATATCCATGTGATAGTGGAGGACAAATGACGCTCAACCTGGACGGCATAATTGGTGACAGTCCTGTTCTTGCCGAGGTGTTCAAGGTTCTAAAAAAAGTCGCTCCCACTGACAGTACCGTGTTGGTCACTGGTGAATCCGGTACCGGCAAGGAGTTGTTGGTGAGGGCGCTGCATCGAAACAGCATCCGTCGAAACCAGCCTTTCATTCCTATCAACTGCGGGGCTATCCCCAGAGAACTGCTTGAGTCCGAACTTTTCGGCCATGAGAAGGGGGCCTTCACTCATGCCATTCGCTCCCGGCCGGGGCGGTTTGAACTGGCGGATGGGGGCACGCTCTTTCTGGATGAAATCGGCGAAATGGATCTGTCGTTGCAGGTCAAGATTCTCCGGGCACTTCAGGAAAAGGAAATCGAAAGGGTGGGCGGCACTTCCATCAAAAAAGTGGATGTGCGCGTGGTGGCGGCGACCAACCGTGATCTTGAAGACGAAGTGGTTGCGGGGCGTTTTCGCGAAGACCTGTTCTATCGCCTCAATGTCATCCCTTTGCAGCTTCCGCCCCTGCGCAAAAGAGGGAACGACATCCTCCTGCTGGCTGAATATTTTCTGTGCGGACATTGTGCCAGCAAGGAAAGGAAACACCTCAAACTAAGCGATAAGGCCAAGGAGATGCTGCTGACCTATTCCTGGCCCGGCAATGTCCGTGAGCTTGAGAATTTCATGGAGCGGCTCTCCATTCTGTGTGACGGCAACGAAGTGCTGCCCGAAGATCTGCCACAAAAGATTTTCGATGATATAGGCGAGACACCGCTCAAGAAGGTTGAAGAGGTTCAGCCCATGCGTCCTGCCGGGTTTGTCTGGCCTACGCTCAGGGATATGAAGGACAAGGATATGAAACTCAAAGAGTTTCTGGAGGATATCGAAGGGCGTCTACTGGGTGAGGCTCTGGAAATGGCAGACGGTGTCAAGAATAAGGCCGCGGAGTTGGTCGGCATCAAGCGGACCACACTCATAGAGAAATTGAAAAAAAGAAATTTGTTGTAATACCAGAGAGTCAGAGCAGGAAAACACGTACTGGATTGCATGACATTTGCATAAGTGACTGGCGTGACAGTGAAAAGCGTAAAAAAGATACCTTGGCCCCTGATAACGGCCCTCCTTGTTGGATTGATATTCGTCAGTCCTGCCAAGGCTCTGCGCGTGAATTTCAAGTCGCAAGGGGACTCTGATAAGCTGACATTCGCTTTTGATTCCGGTAAGTTGGTTGATGCATCCGTGGCTCGCCGTGGTGCCGAGGAGCTCGTGGTTACACTTCCCGACGGGGTCTGGGATTCTGAGCCGAAGCCCACTGTCAAAGATTTTCCGGGCAAGCTGGTCAAATCCATCTCGGTAGAGGGAAATACCATCCGTCTTACCACTCGAACCAATGCTTTCGGGTATATGCGTCTGCCGGTCCCGGGAAAATCTGAATTTTTATTGCAACTGTTCCGTGACCCTGTGGGTGCTCGTTGGAAACCCGCGTCAGCTGCGCCCAAACCCAAGCCCGCGCCCAAGCCGAAAGCAGCGACTAAACCTGTTGGCAAAACATCTCCAAAACCCAAAGCCAAGGCGCAAACACCTGTTGCCCCGGCCCCTGAACCTGACTCCGCCATCCCAAAAGCTGCCGAGGTCGCCCAGGCTTTGAATGCGGTCACGCCGGAGACCTCATCGGCTGCTCCTCAGCAGGGAGCGGCCCCTCAAGGCGAAGATGATTTGCCTCCTGAGCCGCAGAAAACTGACCATAAACCATTTTTTGCCGTCCCCTATTCTGTTCGTGAAGAAGTGGAGCCTCCCGCAGAAGCCGAGGCTTCACCGCAGGCGCCTGTTGTTCCCCATGAAGTGGAAACGGGCGATTATCCTCCGGCGAGCGAGCTGCGCTTCAAGGCTGTGGATAAAACGGCTGAGCAGGTAAAGTTTGCCGAGTTGGCTGGTGACGGCGGAGGGAGTGCTTCGGTTGTCCCGTCTGGACAGCAACAGGACGAAACGCGTCCGAATCAGGTGGGAGGCGCTGTTGCTCCGCCCCCGAATGAAGTTTCCGGCCAAGGACAGGCTGGAGGGGCGGTCGCTCCTCCGGAATCGGTTTCTGGTGCCGGTAGTGTGAGTAGTTCTGTGTCGCCGCCTCCGGCTGAAATGTCCGGTCAGGGGCAGGTCGGCGGTGTTGTTGCGCCGCCGCCTTCGGAAGAGCTCCCCACGGGCCAGGGGCAGGTCAGTGGAGCCGTTGCTCCTCCGCCCAATGAGACGGAGGTGGCCGAAGAGGGTGCGTCTGCCCCCGCTCCCGTAGCTGCCCCGGTCGTGGATCAAGAAGTGGCTGACGAGGCTGCACAGATTGCTGCTGCCCAGAAAGCAGCCAGAGAGGCGGCTGAAGAGCCGCAAACCACAGAAGGGGATGAAGCCGCTGCACCTTATGAAGAAGGTGCGCAGGTTGAAAAGCAAAAGACCCCGGTTGAGCTTGCGGCAGAGCGGGAAGAGGAACTCAGGAACAAGTTGTATGAGGCGCAATCGCTCATGTTCAATGGTTCTTTGGAAGAAGCCTTGCCGTTATATGAAGATGTTTTGAAGCAGCCCACCGTACCTGATGATGTGCGCGAAGAGGCTTTGTTCGCGATAGCTGACATCAAGAAGCAGATTTTCAGTACAGACCTTGACGGAAATTTCGACGATATCGCGCAGGCATACATCGAGGCAATGAATGCGGACCTGCAATCGACCAGAGTGCCGAGGGCATTGCTGAATCTTGGTCTGCTGAATCTGCAGGTGGGCAACTTTCCCGAGGCGCGCGCCTATTTCAAGATTCTTCAGGAAAAGTACCCGGACGACGAAAATATCCCGTCCATCAGCTATTACTGGGGTGAATATTTCTATAAGAAAGGTGACTTTAAAAAAGCAGCGGATCAGTTCCAGTATCTTATTCAGACCTACCCTGAACATCAGCTCGTCAAACAGGCGTCATTCTATCTCGCCGATTCTCTGAACAGGACGGGTTTCCTGGATCAGGCCTTCCAGATTGTGGACTACATCGACAAGCGGTGGCCGGATTATTACATGGAGAACATGAAGTTTCTGGAGCTTGCAGGCAGTATTGAGATGAAGCTCAAGAAGTGGGATGCAGCCAAGGATCACTATTTCACCTACTACAACCTCAATCCTGAAAATGACGATGCGGATATTGTGCTGGCGCGGATCGGTGATATTTACATCCGGAAAGGGCAGAAACAGCCTGCCAAACAGATCTACGAAAAGGTTGTCAGCAATTATCCTGATCAGGAAGGGGCGCTCATTGCCAAGATGCGTCTGGCTGAAGAGGGGATCTACGATGAACCGGCCATGCATGAAATGGTGGACATCTTTGACCGTCCCTACAATCTCAATCCGCAAAAAGTGTATTCGGAGATCGTTTCCAAGCATCCTGACAGTCCGCTTGCCCCGATCGCCCAGTTGAAACTGGCCATGTGGTATGCCTTCAACAAGAAGTACCCCGAGGCCCTGACAGCGGCGCAGGACTTCATTGAAAACTATCCGGATAGTCCCTTGCTCGACAAGGCCAAGGCCTTGGGTGATTCCGTCTTTGCCCAGGCGGTTCCCGGCATGATCGGTGAAGAGCGATATGGGCGCGTTGTCCGGTATTGGGAAACATACGATTTCATCGGCAAGGAAGGGTCCAAGGTTGACGACAAGACCAAGCTCGCCATTGCAACGAGTTACTGGAAGGTTGGTCAACCGGAGAAAGCGCTTGCGCTTCTCAAGCCATATCTGACGGAAAAGCAACTGC containing:
- the nikR gene encoding nickel-responsive transcriptional regulator NikR encodes the protein MGKTIRFGVSLDSDLLIKFDQLCEERSYQTRSEAIRDLIRNTLVQREWEQAEGDLAGTLTLVYDHHKSGLSQRLTEIQHDAHHVIQSTLHVHLDHHNCLEVIVLKGDADVIKELGQKLISTKGVKHGNLALTTTGKDLI
- a CDS encoding sigma-54 interaction domain-containing protein, with translation MTLNLDGIIGDSPVLAEVFKVLKKVAPTDSTVLVTGESGTGKELLVRALHRNSIRRNQPFIPINCGAIPRELLESELFGHEKGAFTHAIRSRPGRFELADGGTLFLDEIGEMDLSLQVKILRALQEKEIERVGGTSIKKVDVRVVAATNRDLEDEVVAGRFREDLFYRLNVIPLQLPPLRKRGNDILLLAEYFLCGHCASKERKHLKLSDKAKEMLLTYSWPGNVRELENFMERLSILCDGNEVLPEDLPQKIFDDIGETPLKKVEEVQPMRPAGFVWPTLRDMKDKDMKLKEFLEDIEGRLLGEALEMADGVKNKAAELVGIKRTTLIEKLKKRNLL
- a CDS encoding flagellar basal body rod protein FlgC, with protein sequence MSDTNLSALSALGTTQQVSANNIANVNTEEFRSSSVVLESGPGDQGVRVAAIRESTNPGPMINGVEMSNTDIGREMVDMIQTGRAFSANTTFIRASEEMTGHLLNMIA
- a CDS encoding tetratricopeptide repeat protein, whose protein sequence is MKSVKKIPWPLITALLVGLIFVSPAKALRVNFKSQGDSDKLTFAFDSGKLVDASVARRGAEELVVTLPDGVWDSEPKPTVKDFPGKLVKSISVEGNTIRLTTRTNAFGYMRLPVPGKSEFLLQLFRDPVGARWKPASAAPKPKPAPKPKAATKPVGKTSPKPKAKAQTPVAPAPEPDSAIPKAAEVAQALNAVTPETSSAAPQQGAAPQGEDDLPPEPQKTDHKPFFAVPYSVREEVEPPAEAEASPQAPVVPHEVETGDYPPASELRFKAVDKTAEQVKFAELAGDGGGSASVVPSGQQQDETRPNQVGGAVAPPPNEVSGQGQAGGAVAPPESVSGAGSVSSSVSPPPAEMSGQGQVGGVVAPPPSEELPTGQGQVSGAVAPPPNETEVAEEGASAPAPVAAPVVDQEVADEAAQIAAAQKAAREAAEEPQTTEGDEAAAPYEEGAQVEKQKTPVELAAEREEELRNKLYEAQSLMFNGSLEEALPLYEDVLKQPTVPDDVREEALFAIADIKKQIFSTDLDGNFDDIAQAYIEAMNADLQSTRVPRALLNLGLLNLQVGNFPEARAYFKILQEKYPDDENIPSISYYWGEYFYKKGDFKKAADQFQYLIQTYPEHQLVKQASFYLADSLNRTGFLDQAFQIVDYIDKRWPDYYMENMKFLELAGSIEMKLKKWDAAKDHYFTYYNLNPENDDADIVLARIGDIYIRKGQKQPAKQIYEKVVSNYPDQEGALIAKMRLAEEGIYDEPAMHEMVDIFDRPYNLNPQKVYSEIVSKHPDSPLAPIAQLKLAMWYAFNKKYPEALTAAQDFIENYPDSPLLDKAKALGDSVFAQAVPGMIGEERYGRVVRYWETYDFIGKEGSKVDDKTKLAIATSYWKVGQPEKALALLKPYLTEKQLPGVSDKALGLAVNIYLDQLAWKDIADLVAMTKKHWKLAPAQQRQLDYARAMSLQNLGDSLQAVPMWAELAKDQSVDPAFRAYAMYYMAKDAMERQDLRRVFVYSQEALALLLQTKGDPEKIKDTVLMSIYATERSGRYDEALKWAKEYDKYIEVDNPEWASTRFKLARIYRKAGAMEEWKQLLSDIIEKKPESLQAQLAKSALETYELEQQASEYAPNPG
- the gcvH gene encoding glycine cleavage system protein GcvH, whose translation is MIPEDLLYSKSHEWVMVEGDIATVGITHFAQEQLGDMTFIELPEVGDTFEAGSEMGSVESVKAASEIYAPVTGEIVEVNEALEDAPEMVNEEPYGDGWMLKFKIKGEPEGLLDAEAYTAVVESEAH
- the folE2 gene encoding GTP cyclohydrolase FolE2, with product MEDVQKGQANIAMPIDRVGVKGLRVPMIVRDRESGTQHTVAEVSLSVDLPAEFKGTHMSRFVEALEDWSGDLDYNSFRTLLDDIVVRLQACSAHVRFVFPYFLRRKSPMSGASGLMDYTCRVDGELKDGKLTFTLGADVPVMTVCPCSKAISDEGAHSQRAEVRIRTRFDGFVWLEDLIEIGERAGSCSVFSLLKREDEKFVTEAAFANPMFVEDVVREAAKGLEDHPQIHWFKVEVESFESIHNHSAFAAIESTDG
- a CDS encoding class I SAM-dependent methyltransferase — its product is MSTVSKEMDMVDTCTALDPGSRVEVEVEGHVWLLDRAADMEALWDAMDGDDLGDDERLPYWAEVWPASVLLGRHILRQAKALKGRPCLDLGCGLGLTGMIASSIGARVVAFDYEWPAVRFARHNAELNAVPQPLWMLMDWRQPAVKQGSFDFIWGGDVLYEKRFFDPLIRLFRHALAPGGKIWIGEPVRTVSRPVWDELREQGFEAEKLTVEKVALCGQNATVNLWEIRIS
- a CDS encoding NAD(P)/FAD-dependent oxidoreductase, with product MNAKTVKTDYDVIIVGGGPAGLFAAYYLGEHSDLDVLLIDKGKRPLKRDCPLSGDQECIKCRPCNILCGVGGAGLFSDGKLNFIHKLGKTDLTQFLGVNESLALIDETEEIFNRFGMDGKVFPTDMDKAKDIRKAARKHGIDLLVIKQKHLGSDNLPGHIAAMAEYIQEQGVTFRTSETVKDVVVDKGKVTGVITSRHEYKAKNVILAPGRVGAEWVSSVVKKHGIDVSQRGIEVGVRVEVHNEIMQDLCSVIYDPTFFVRTNKYDDQTRTFCTNYGGFVALENYQDFVCVNGHALMHTKSENTNFAFLSKVVLTDPVEDNQAYGESIGRLATLIGGGKPILQRFGDLRRGRRSTWDRIGNGYIEPTMKNVVPGDIAMALPERILTNLMDGLEQLNNVVPGVSNDETLLYAPEIKFFATQVDTREHLETRVEGLFVAGDGPGVAGNIVGAAATAIIPAKEIIKRS